From the Juglans microcarpa x Juglans regia isolate MS1-56 chromosome 3D, Jm3101_v1.0, whole genome shotgun sequence genome, the window taatattttatttaacttttaacttttatttaaaattacatcATCCCATCTCACTGTTCAATCGGGGGGTGTATAATGAATGGGAAACATCACATGGGAATCAAGTCTTGTCGGGCGTCTTCCAAAAgaatctttcttctttcttaatattaacATTAGAGTACATGGATCATTATGCAGACATCAGAAAAACGATAATATGAATTCAACGATATTATCATGATTGTGTCCATTGTTATCTGGTTTCCCAATCCAGGTACCCCCCTGATGGAAAAAGGGAGATCCAACCAAGAGTATAGCCATACTCAAGCTGTGGTCAGCGAGTAATTTTGGCATACACAACTGCAAAATGGCCAAATGGAGTTTAAAAGGATCCGCCATCTCAACAATTACAGTGGATTTTCATTTCGCTTGTGATGCTAGATAGCtcctaaattttggtcggaacCTGCAGTTTGAATTCCAAAACCAAGCTCCACATGATTTCATTTCCATGAAATGGAAATCAGTTTGAAAGAAAACGGTCCCAGTGAAGAGGGTAGAAAAAAATTTGCATAGCCAACCTAAATTACTTTTGGTTAAAGCTTTTATTAATATAGCAATATAACAAATctcggcaaaaaaaaaaaaaaaaaaaactgaaatcttAATGGTACAGCCTGCTAATTAAGAACAAAGCAACAAATATGACAATCATATGTTTCTGCATCTTGTTAGATCCTTCAATGTCCAACATCTTGTTTTCTAGGcatatattctatatttaaaaataaatttggaatAGCTAGAATGGTAATTAGTTAAATCTTTGCAGATGAATGAACAAGTACCAAAAAGGAAGAAGTGAAAATGAACTGGTCCCTTGCCccaaaaaagagaaatagaaaatacaagaaaatgaatttGATGAACGGAATGAATATCATGATGGCCTGGGATGAAAATTAGTTCAGATAAACAACTCAGAATCATATGCTCTCAATAGGAACCTGAATGCCTGCCTGATTGATAGAGATGTTGGAAAGCTTCAACCTGATGGCATCAAACTCTGCATTTTGCCTCTCTTCATTTGTCAACCACAAAGACAAGCAACGGTCAATTAAGTCCTCGCCGCAACTCAAGGGGGAACCTCCTTTAAAAATCCGGGTCCTCCCAAATCTCATTATCCTTGCTAAATTCGAATCAGAAGGCTCCTCGGCATAACTCTCCAAATTGTCCCTGATGGCCCCGCACCAAATTGGTCTAGCTACCTCAAGGAAGTCACGAACAGCCAATACCGGTAGGTTCACACTTCCCAGTTCAGACTCCCCCTGCCCACCTCTTCCATGATAATCTGATCCTCCAAGCTTCAATAGACCATAAGCATCTGCTAGGTCACTGTATGCTGTTAACCAAACAGGTGAACCACAGCTTAAGTGCCAAATAGAGAATATAAGCAAAATATTTGGCTCCATAAGTTTAAGGAGATCATTTTCCATCAGAATATCAGCTTTTCAAGTTTTCCAGTACagcataaaaatattaatctgATCAACAAGGCTCTACAGTGTAGAAAGCATAAAAGGAGATTTTCATGGATATCAACAAGTGAATAATCCATACAGTTCCCTACATCAATAACAACGATGATGGAAGCAATTTCATACCAGAACTTTGAAAATTTACTGCATTATAATATCGAAAACTTGAGGTTGCGCATTACAAATGATGAATTTTAAGTCAACTGAATTCCATCTGTTGATTTATTCCAGAATTGTTCTTTGATGAAGTTGATTCATTCCAAAAATATGCAATATACATCAATTACATGCCTGAAGATGGAGAcataatttttaacattctGTGGCAATTGATTGGATAGtcaccaaaaaaatattataactccatcaaaatgataaaagaaaaagacagaaaAGTAAATAACGTACCTGCTAGTTTTCCATCACTTCTGTAAACCTCCATCCCATGAAGGCCAGCCTCTTTCAGCCTCCTGATAATGGCGACAGGATTCTTCAGTGCCCATGGATGAGCTAGAACGGCCATACCCCCCGTATTACATATCAATTGTATTGCTTCCTCTGCAAGTGGCTCACTTCCCCTGAAACCATATgttaaaagaaaacataaataaaaaatttgcatCAAGAATGAGGAAAGATTTAACAATAAGTTCAGAATACTACATAGAGTAAGCAGGTCCACCATCAAAAAGATATCGGGCAAACGCTTGTTTCAGATTTTCCACATAACCTGCTTCAAGCATAGCACGGGCCACATGCATTCTCCCGGGAGCAACTCCCTTGCCTGCTATCCTGGCAACATGCTCCCACTTAAGAGGTAGCTTAAGCATGTTCAGTTTTGACACCATGTTCTTTGCACGGACAAAACGACCATCTCTTATATTGGCCAAGAACTTCTCCAGCTCCTCAGACCTTGTTGGTCCACAGCTACTATAATATGCAAGGATGTGCACAGGTTCCTCTAGTTCAGACTCAGCACTGATATCAGTGTCCAAACATCAGAGACATATATAAGGAATGGATGAGGATAAATCCTGAAAACTAGGTTCTCACAATTCTTGCCGTTTCCAGTCCTAAACATGGTTTTGGCCAACTGCACTCTTTAATGTAAgggaaaactaaaattaaacaCTCCAAGCAACTACAGGAACACACTTGTCTGCATGTATAAGCCTTCCAAAGCCAAAACTTCAGAAATTTACCTTGGAGAGAATATTGTACTGATTTCAACACCTGGAATTATCTTAATTCCAAATTTTCGAGCAGCTTCTAGAGCCTCGGGGATGCCCGACATTGTGTCATGATCTGTCAGAGCAAGAACGTTTACCTGTTATGagcaaatttattaattaaatttcaaaCATCTTATGATTTATTCAAGGCAAATATAATAACAGAATAGAAAATAAGAACTAAAAagcaatcaaataaaaaatcggCTTAACAATTATAAGTACTACCAAATAggctgaaattttaaaatcaagaaTGACAGTTCTTGAAAACAGTTAGGACTTCAATCACACAACGCAAGGGTCCCATAACATTAACAGGTGGCATTGCAGGATATTATCAGAGGTTCATTGTGTGGCATCCCCAAGTTGATTCAGGTCtctaaattttgttataaagaaatttaattaaatcttcctttaatattattgttgttattggTAGCTGTAAACTAGTggtattcaaaaatcattttactgACTATAAGCAAGTAGACAATCCTCTTGAAACATATTTTCTGGGTCATAGCTAGATATCATCTTTTATCCACCATGCTGACATTGTATGCCTCAAAAGCCATATAAAACTGAAGTAGTTATACGACCTAACCAAGCTGTAATCCCAGTTAATTGGGGTTAGCTTTGTGGATCCCAGTTATTTATgtctcatctaaaatcatatcgTTCGTCTTCCTGAGTTGTTCTAGACATCCCTCTACCTATGTCAATCCTTCAACTAAAATAACTCTTTCTCCTTACACTTTAATCACTCTCCCTTGCACATGTCCAAACTATCTTAAGTGACTCCCAATCTCTTTCCTTAATAGGGACTGTTCATCTATTCCTAGACCTTGGATCCATTTCCTTAAGCGAATTCAAGGA encodes:
- the LOC121255411 gene encoding 3',5'-nucleoside bisphosphate phosphatase-like; its protein translation is MVGDAHVLQTFSNSNCSNHNSKKAKEKKKKKKKRGGSKKKMTAEQTLAFMSVSEWVFLDQPSSLPSSAASFVADDFGVQKALGKGGEKLVFELHSHSKFSDGFLSPLKLVERAHGNGVNVLALTDHDTMSGIPEALEAARKFGIKIIPGVEISTIFSPSAESELEEPVHILAYYSSCGPTRSEELEKFLANIRDGRFVRAKNMVSKLNMLKLPLKWEHVARIAGKGVAPGRMHVARAMLEAGYVENLKQAFARYLFDGGPAYSMGSEPLAEEAIQLICNTGGMAVLAHPWALKNPVAIIRRLKEAGLHGMEVYRSDGKLAAYSDLADAYGLLKLGGSDYHGRGGQGESELGSVNLPVLAVRDFLEVARPIWCGAIRDNLESYAEEPSDSNLARIMRFGRTRIFKGGSPLSCGEDLIDRCLSLWLTNEERQNAEFDAIRLKLSNISINQAGIQVPIESI